The following are encoded together in the Cyanobacterium aponinum PCC 10605 genome:
- a CDS encoding TlpA family protein disulfide reductase — MFKKSASFWLTLSLTSLVIPVSLVANNLRVSALENNTVIAQANPCAGKNPCASNNPCAGKNPCAGKNPCAGNNPCAGKSARNVGGPLAKELQGKPVVVDIYASWCPACKNIAPTLSQLKKQYGNKAHFVVFDVSDKAKARQAEARAKQLGLEDFFNANKSQTGSVTIVDPKTGDILSQYRNNNKLSDYTSVLNTAISQK; from the coding sequence GTGTTTAAGAAATCCGCATCATTTTGGTTAACTCTTTCTCTCACTAGCCTTGTTATCCCTGTTTCTTTAGTGGCTAACAACTTGAGGGTTTCAGCCTTAGAAAATAATACTGTTATTGCTCAAGCTAACCCTTGTGCTGGTAAAAATCCCTGTGCTAGTAACAATCCTTGTGCTGGTAAAAACCCTTGTGCTGGTAAAAACCCTTGTGCTGGTAACAATCCTTGTGCTGGTAAATCTGCTAGAAATGTAGGTGGTCCTTTAGCTAAAGAATTACAAGGAAAACCCGTTGTTGTCGATATTTACGCTAGTTGGTGTCCTGCCTGTAAAAATATAGCACCTACTTTATCTCAATTGAAAAAACAATATGGGAATAAAGCCCATTTCGTTGTATTTGACGTTAGCGATAAAGCTAAAGCTCGTCAAGCAGAAGCAAGGGCAAAACAATTGGGTTTAGAAGACTTTTTCAACGCTAATAAGTCTCAGACAGGTAGTGTTACCATCGTTGATCCTAAAACCGGAGATATTCTCAGTCAGTATCGCAACAATAATAAACTAAGTGATTATACGTCCGTACTCAATACAGCTATTTCTCAAAAATAA
- a CDS encoding TlpA family protein disulfide reductase produces the protein MKIRFFSFVSIVSLLSIASLTGCVNPNVSQTNSATETQEIQNNPCASKNPCAGKNPCAGKNPCAGKNPCAGKNPCAGKNPCASKNPCAGKAGTVGASLAQELQGKPVLVDVYASWCPACKNIALTLSQLEKDYADKVHFVVFDMSDKSTTAQAEAKAQELGLAKFLAENKTQTGMLTIIEPSTGVILAQHRNNPNIEDYQSVLDKAISQ, from the coding sequence ATGAAAATTAGATTTTTTTCCTTTGTATCTATAGTTTCCCTTCTGAGTATCGCTAGTTTAACAGGGTGCGTCAATCCAAATGTCAGTCAAACTAATTCAGCAACTGAAACTCAAGAGATACAGAATAACCCCTGTGCTAGTAAAAACCCTTGCGCTGGTAAAAACCCTTGTGCTGGTAAAAACCCTTGTGCTGGTAAAAACCCTTGTGCTGGTAAAAACCCTTGTGCTGGTAAAAACCCTTGTGCTAGTAAAAACCCTTGTGCTGGTAAAGCCGGAACTGTGGGCGCATCCTTAGCTCAAGAATTACAAGGAAAGCCCGTTCTTGTTGATGTTTATGCTAGTTGGTGTCCCGCTTGTAAAAATATTGCTCTGACTCTTTCGCAACTAGAGAAAGATTATGCTGATAAGGTTCATTTTGTTGTCTTTGACATGAGTGATAAATCTACCACTGCTCAAGCTGAAGCTAAAGCTCAAGAATTAGGTTTAGCAAAATTTTTAGCAGAAAACAAAACTCAAACGGGAATGCTAACAATTATTGAACCATCTACTGGGGTAATTCTCGCTCAACATCGTAATAACCCGAATATTGAAGACTATCAAAGTGTTTTGGATAAAGCAATTAGTCAATAA